A single Brienomyrus brachyistius isolate T26 chromosome 11, BBRACH_0.4, whole genome shotgun sequence DNA region contains:
- the LOC125751823 gene encoding neurofilament medium polypeptide-like isoform X4, which produces MLQFRRTFENEKVQLQELNRRLSHYLSRVKHLEQENACLVKEISAVRNERTFEWEDQYLAELRELRRTVDLLAFEKSKAEVERERLRREFQTVQSLLFEESGMCRDIDGELKACKVQLQQAQAKNADLEDFMIQLENESRLLEEEHRREISHVQNNIYSRALSNVTQTYRAVPPITVEEVEQYALSMSDNCMEMFEVYRKRVEDLEESVRADEAKVEDLRREKNQYAADFEKLRSELEEQKRLQVHLEGQLRNTQDKCKGELEHYQMAVEDLEQERMILTSAITDKLKEHQDLMQVKMGLSLELAAYRALLEGEQRDAYLSAGQYSREAPRRIGSSIVRQDRRPPVNIGFETRCMEQGRSSRTSPGVSRFRSYEGPVATLGRASSRRDVMSCSKTPQVSTIAVRPVLQKYDLKTEIAEEVMVQKKDVSQHSANHQKFIKDFSPLPSPTSDKREIDLKEAHKTCVRVVSPPMMSLMTMSEKEGEEDAGDIKADKSEDRKEADYSVTLEQGKIDEEEEVDAPTIEEVMITTQGEFSDDSQIKEEKESKRVDSAEEKEEGGGSQKEEVTAITQDDFSDDSQINEEKESKRIDPAEEKEEEGGSQKEEVTEITQDDFSDDSQINEEQESKRIDPAEKEEEGGSQKKEVTAITQDDFSDDSQINEEKESKGIDPAEEKEEEGGSQKEEVTEITQNDFSDDSQINEEKESKRIDPAEEKEEEGGSQKEEVTEITQDDFSDDSQINEEKESKRIDPAEEKEEEGGSQKEEVTEITQDDFSNDSQINEEKESKRIDPAEEKEEEGGSQKEEVTEITQDDFSNDSEINEEKESKGIDPAEEKEEEGGSQKEEVTAIIQDDFSDDSEIKEEKESKRIDPAEGKTMATVSLEEIIEKVIKPAGLDAHLSSSPDSKITYHVEKTEAENGTTQIILESKIEEDLDVSDEALEELLNKEVKKVTLEDVKGTAAGSMIENLLSFGLAKGEDLEKLSVNVEIIEEPLEAHSKEDSKVTPTTVFFQSSSKFIQIEELENDPPPPEHYDSGVEELKTSVIAEEYGRVEVQEGLKDTDVTYYSQETEYYVSTPDDDPEEGPLSSSEHCEAVHGLSDETCHQKGPVISQEDSDSQESESKVTYMISELASSEDRDSLCVVEREVQVSPQMQEAMLDVLQEDSEDPKQQLRELLEELQGEVSGELKENVSLIPRNDEEGDGGLSVDIRKVQKDSDENSMTVVAEINVSQTLEGSELLQEQDKDTFEERERSVNVDGSPEEHDRVSRSEECSTPQIDVNNVKIGAPRPQADRSEEISQEGDMKTWQEYTAECAEIIQVLQSKEAPPQLKVNQEETIVYLESREEA; this is translated from the exons ATGTTACAGTTCAGGAGAACGTTTGAGAATGAAAAAGTCCAGCTGCAGGAATTAAACCGCAGACTAAGTCACTACCTGTCCAGAGTGAAACATCTGGAGCAAGAAAACGCCTGCCTGGTAAAAGAAATAAGCGCAGTTAGAAATGAGAGAACTTTCGAGTGGGAAGACCAGTACCTGGCCGAACTGCGAGAACTTAGGAGAACGGTGGACCTGCTAGCTTTTGAGAAGTCTAAAGCTGAGGTGGAACGTGAGAGGCTGCGACGGGAGTTTCAGACGGTTCAGTCGCTGCTCTTCGAAGAGTCGGGAATGTGCCGTGACATCGATGGGGAGCTAAAAGCCTGCAAGGTGCAACTTCAGCAAGCGCAGGCGAAGAACGCCGACCTGGAGGACTTTATGATCCAGCTGGAAAACGAAAGCAGGCTTCTAGAAGAAGAGCACAGACGAGAAATTTCCCATGTCCAGAACAACATATACTCCAGAGCACTGTCCAATGTCACCCAGACGTACCGAGCTGTTCCGCCGATTACTGTGGAAGAGGTGGAGCAGTACGCGCTCAGCATGTCGGATAACTGCATGGAGATGTTCGAGGTGTACCGAAAAAGGGTGGAAGACCTGGAGGAGTCCGTCAGGGCGGACGAGGCTAAAGTGGAGGATTTGCGCAGAGAGAAGAACCAGTATGCCGCCGACTTTGAGAAGCTGCGGTCTGAGCTTGAAGAGCAAAAGAGGCTGCAGGTTCACCTTGAGGGGCAGCTGAGGAACACGCAGGACAAGTGCAAAGGGGAGCTCGAGCATTATCAG ATGGCTGTAGAGGATCTGGAGCAGGAACGGATGATTCTGACCAGCGCCATCACAGACAAGCTGAAGGAACATCAGGATCTCATGCAAGTCAAGATGGGCCTCAGCCTGGAGTTGGCAGCTTACAG GGCACTACTGGAAGGAGAGCAACGAGATGCATATCTCTCGGCAGGCCAGTATTCAAGAGAAGCACCAAGACGAATAG GCTCTTCCATAGTCAGACAAGACAGAAGACCACCTGTGAACATAGGTTTTGAAACCAGATGCATGGAACAAGGGAGATCTTCAAGAACTTCCCCCGGCGTCAGTCGTTTCAGATCCTATGAAGGCCCTGTTGCAACCCTGGGGAGAGCTTCAAGCAGAAGAGATGTCATGTCATGCAGTAAAACACCACAAGTATCCACAATCGCTGTAAGGCCAGTGTTACAGAAATATGATCTGAAAACTGAAATAGCGGAAGAAGTGATGGTGCAAAAGAAAGATGTCTCCCAGCACTCCGCGAATCATCAGAAGTTCATAAAGGATTTCAGTCCCCTTCCCTCACCAACATCAGATAAGAGGGAAATAGACCTGAAAGAGGCACATAAGACGTGTGTGAGAGTTGTGTCCCCTCCAATGATGAGTTTAATGACAATGTCAGAAAAAGAAGGTGAGGAGGATGCCGGAGACATTAAGGCTGATAAGAGTGAGGACAGAAAGGAAGCTGATTACAGTGTCACTCTGGAGCAAGGAAAGATTGACGAGGAGGAGGAAGTGGATGCTCCGACAATAGAGGAGGTCATGATAACGACCCAGGGTGAATTTTCAGATGACTCACAAattaaagaggagaaggagagtaAGAGGGTTGATTCAGctgaggagaaggaggaagggggaGGTTCTCAGAAGGAGGAGGTCACAGCAATAACCCAGGATGATTTTTCAGATGATTCACAAATTAATGAGGAGAAGGAGAGTAAAAGGATTGATCCAGctgaggagaaggaggaagagggaggttctCAGAAGGAggaggtcacagaaataacccaggatgattTTTCAGATGATTCACAAATTAATGAGGAGCAGGAAAGTAAAAGGATTGATCCAGCTgagaaggaggaagagggaggttctCAGAAGAAGGAGGTCACAGCAATAACCCAGGATGATTTTTCAGATGACTCACAAATTAATGAGGAGAAGGAGAGTAAGGGGATTGATCCAGctgaggagaaggaggaagagggaggttctCAGAAGGAggaggtcacagaaataacccaGAATGATTTTTCAGATGATTCACAAATTAATGAGGAGAAGGAGAGTAAAAGGATTGATCCAGctgaggagaaggaggaagagggaggttctCAGAAGGAGGAG gtcacagaaataacccaggatgattTTTCAGATGATTCACAAATTAATGAGGAGAAGGAGAGTAAGAGGATTGATCCAGctgaggagaaggaggaagagggaggttctCAGAAGGAggaggtcacagaaataacccaggatgattTTTCAAATGATTCACAAATTAATGAGGAGAAGGAGAGTAAGAGGATTGATCCAGctgaggagaaggaggaagagggaggttctCAGAAGGAggaggtcacagaaataacccaggatgattTTTCAAATGACTCAGAAATTAATGAGGAGAAGGAGAGTAAGGGGATTGATCCAGctgaggagaaggaggaagagggaggttctCAGAAGGAGGAGGTCACAGCAATAATCCAGGATGATTTTTCAGATGACTCAGAAattaaagaggagaaggagagtaAGAGGATTGATCCAGCTGAGGGGAAGACCATGGCAACAGTAAGCTTGGAGGAAATTATTGAAAAAGTTATAAAGCCTGCTGGTCTGGATGCACATCTTAGTTCATCACCAGACTCAAAGATCACCTATCATGTTGAGAAAACAGAAGCAGAGAATGGCACAACCCAAATAATACTAGAGTCAAAGATAGAGGAGGATCTGGATGTGTCTGATGAGGCTTTGGAAGAGCTCCTCAACAAAGAAGTTAAGAAAGTCACTCTAGAGGATGTCAAAGGAACTGCTGCTGGAAGTATGATTGAAAACTTGCTTTCTTTTGGGCTAGCAAAAGGCGAAGACTTGGAAAAGCTGTCAGTAAATGTTGAAATAATCGAGGAGCCACTGGAAGCACACAGCAAGGAGGACAGCAAGGTCACTCCAACGACAGTGTTCTTTCAGTCTTCTTCAAAATTTATCCAAATTGAAGAGTTAGAGAATGACCCTCCACCGCCTGAACATTATGACAGTGGTGTTGAAGAATTAAAGACTTCAGTGATAGCTGAAGAATACGGACGAGTGGAAGTGCAAGAGGGTTTGAAAGATACAGACGTCACATATTACAGTCAAGAAACTGAATATTACGTGTCCACACCGGATGATGATCCTGAGGAAGGCCCTTTATCGTCTTCTGAACACTGTGAAGCAGTTCATGGCTTGTCAGATGAAACATGCCATCAAAAAGGACCTGTAATCAGCCAAGAGGATTCTGATAGTCAAGAATCAGAATCCAAAGTAACATATATGATCAGTGAACTTGCCAGCAGTGAGGACAGAGATTCACTGTGTGTTGTAGAAAGAGAAGTTCAAGTCTCTCCCCAAATGCAAGAGGCTATGCtagatgttctgcaagaagaCTCAGAGGACCCAAAGCAACAGCTGAGGGAACTTTTGGAAGAGCTCCAAGGAGAAGTGAGTGGGGAATTAAAGGAAAATGTATCTCTTATCCCAAGAAATGATGAAGAAGGTGATGGCGGTCTGTCTGTAGACATCAGAAAAGTACAGAAGGATTCGGATGAGAATTCAATGACCGTTGTAGCAGAGATCAATGTTTCACAGACTCTAGAAGGTTCTGAACTGTTGCAGGAGCAGGACAAAGATACGTTTGAAGAGAGAGAACGGTCAGTGAATGTAGACGGCAGTCCAGAGGAACATGACAGGGTTAGTCGTTCTGAGGAATGCAGTACTCCTCAGATTGATGTCAACAATGTTAAGATTGGGGCTCCTCGTCCACAAGCTGATAGAAGTGAGGAGATCAGTCAGGAGGGGGACATGAAGACATGGCAGGAGTACACCGCAGAGTGTGCCGAAATCATCCAGGTGCTACAAAGCAAAGAAGCTCCACCCCAGTTAAAAGTGAATCAAGAGGAAACAATCGTCTACCTGGAAAGCCGTGAAGAAGCATAA
- the LOC125751823 gene encoding neurofilament medium polypeptide-like isoform X8 has protein sequence MLQFRRTFENEKVQLQELNRRLSHYLSRVKHLEQENACLVKEISAVRNERTFEWEDQYLAELRELRRTVDLLAFEKSKAEVERERLRREFQTVQSLLFEESGMCRDIDGELKACKVQLQQAQAKNADLEDFMIQLENESRLLEEEHRREISHVQNNIYSRALSNVTQTYRAVPPITVEEVEQYALSMSDNCMEMFEVYRKRVEDLEESVRADEAKVEDLRREKNQYAADFEKLRSELEEQKRLQVHLEGQLRNTQDKCKGELEHYQMAVEDLEQERMILTSAITDKLKEHQDLMQVKMGLSLELAAYRALLEGEQRDAYLSAGQYSREAPRRIGSSIVRQDRRPPVNIGFETRCMEQGRSSRTSPGVSRFRSYEGPVATLGRASSRRDVMSCSKTPQVSTIAVRPVLQKYDLKTEIAEEVMVQKKDVSQHSANHQKFIKDFSPLPSPTSDKREIDLKEAHKTCVRVVSPPMMSLMTMSEKEGEEDAGDIKADKSEDRKEADYSVTLEQGKIDEEEEVDAPTIEEVMITTQGEFSDDSQIKEEKESKRVDSAEEKEEGGGSQKEEVTAITQDDFSDDSQINEEKESKRIDPAEEKEEEGGSQKEEVTEITQNDFSDDSQINEEKESKRIDPAEEKEEEGGSQKEEVTAITQDDFSNDSEIKEEKESKRIDPAKEKEEEGGSQKEEVTEITQDDFSDDSQINEEKESKRIDPAEEKEEEGGSQKEEVTEITQDDFSNDSQINEEKESKRIDPAEEKEEEGGSQKEEVTEITQDDFSNDSEINEEKESKGIDPAEEKEEEGGSQKEEVTAIIQDDFSDDSEIKEEKESKRIDPAEGKTMATVSLEEIIEKVIKPAGLDAHLSSSPDSKITYHVEKTEAENGTTQIILESKIEEDLDVSDEALEELLNKEVKKVTLEDVKGTAAGSMIENLLSFGLAKGEDLEKLSVNVEIIEEPLEAHSKEDSKVTPTTVFFQSSSKFIQIEELENDPPPPEHYDSGVEELKTSVIAEEYGRVEVQEGLKDTDVTYYSQETEYYVSTPDDDPEEGPLSSSEHCEAVHGLSDETCHQKGPVISQEDSDSQESESKVTYMISELASSEDRDSLCVVEREVQVSPQMQEAMLDVLQEDSEDPKQQLRELLEELQGEVSGELKENVSLIPRNDEEGDGGLSVDIRKVQKDSDENSMTVVAEINVSQTLEGSELLQEQDKDTFEERERSVNVDGSPEEHDRVSRSEECSTPQIDVNNVKIGAPRPQADRSEEISQEGDMKTWQEYTAECAEIIQVLQSKEAPPQLKVNQEETIVYLESREEA, from the exons ATGTTACAGTTCAGGAGAACGTTTGAGAATGAAAAAGTCCAGCTGCAGGAATTAAACCGCAGACTAAGTCACTACCTGTCCAGAGTGAAACATCTGGAGCAAGAAAACGCCTGCCTGGTAAAAGAAATAAGCGCAGTTAGAAATGAGAGAACTTTCGAGTGGGAAGACCAGTACCTGGCCGAACTGCGAGAACTTAGGAGAACGGTGGACCTGCTAGCTTTTGAGAAGTCTAAAGCTGAGGTGGAACGTGAGAGGCTGCGACGGGAGTTTCAGACGGTTCAGTCGCTGCTCTTCGAAGAGTCGGGAATGTGCCGTGACATCGATGGGGAGCTAAAAGCCTGCAAGGTGCAACTTCAGCAAGCGCAGGCGAAGAACGCCGACCTGGAGGACTTTATGATCCAGCTGGAAAACGAAAGCAGGCTTCTAGAAGAAGAGCACAGACGAGAAATTTCCCATGTCCAGAACAACATATACTCCAGAGCACTGTCCAATGTCACCCAGACGTACCGAGCTGTTCCGCCGATTACTGTGGAAGAGGTGGAGCAGTACGCGCTCAGCATGTCGGATAACTGCATGGAGATGTTCGAGGTGTACCGAAAAAGGGTGGAAGACCTGGAGGAGTCCGTCAGGGCGGACGAGGCTAAAGTGGAGGATTTGCGCAGAGAGAAGAACCAGTATGCCGCCGACTTTGAGAAGCTGCGGTCTGAGCTTGAAGAGCAAAAGAGGCTGCAGGTTCACCTTGAGGGGCAGCTGAGGAACACGCAGGACAAGTGCAAAGGGGAGCTCGAGCATTATCAG ATGGCTGTAGAGGATCTGGAGCAGGAACGGATGATTCTGACCAGCGCCATCACAGACAAGCTGAAGGAACATCAGGATCTCATGCAAGTCAAGATGGGCCTCAGCCTGGAGTTGGCAGCTTACAG GGCACTACTGGAAGGAGAGCAACGAGATGCATATCTCTCGGCAGGCCAGTATTCAAGAGAAGCACCAAGACGAATAG GCTCTTCCATAGTCAGACAAGACAGAAGACCACCTGTGAACATAGGTTTTGAAACCAGATGCATGGAACAAGGGAGATCTTCAAGAACTTCCCCCGGCGTCAGTCGTTTCAGATCCTATGAAGGCCCTGTTGCAACCCTGGGGAGAGCTTCAAGCAGAAGAGATGTCATGTCATGCAGTAAAACACCACAAGTATCCACAATCGCTGTAAGGCCAGTGTTACAGAAATATGATCTGAAAACTGAAATAGCGGAAGAAGTGATGGTGCAAAAGAAAGATGTCTCCCAGCACTCCGCGAATCATCAGAAGTTCATAAAGGATTTCAGTCCCCTTCCCTCACCAACATCAGATAAGAGGGAAATAGACCTGAAAGAGGCACATAAGACGTGTGTGAGAGTTGTGTCCCCTCCAATGATGAGTTTAATGACAATGTCAGAAAAAGAAGGTGAGGAGGATGCCGGAGACATTAAGGCTGATAAGAGTGAGGACAGAAAGGAAGCTGATTACAGTGTCACTCTGGAGCAAGGAAAGATTGACGAGGAGGAGGAAGTGGATGCTCCGACAATAGAGGAGGTCATGATAACGACCCAGGGTGAATTTTCAGATGACTCACAAattaaagaggagaaggagagtaAGAGGGTTGATTCAGctgaggagaaggaggaagggggaGGTTCTCAGAAGGAGGAGGTCACAGCAATAACCCAGGATGATTTTTCAGATGATTCACAAATTAATGAGGAGAAGGAGAGTAAAAGGATTGATCCAGctgaggagaaggaggaagagggaggttctCAGAAGGAggag gtcacagaaataacccaGAATGATTTTTCAGATGATTCACAAATTAATGAGGAGAAGGAGAGTAAAAGGATTGATCCAGctgaggagaaggaggaagagggaggttctCAGAAGGAGGAGGTCACAGCAATAACCCAGGATGATTTTTCAAATGACTCAGAAattaaagaggagaaggagagtaAGAGGATTGATCCAGctaaggagaaggaggaagagggaggttctCAGAAGGAggaggtcacagaaataacccaggatgattTTTCAGATGATTCACAAATTAATGAGGAGAAGGAGAGTAAGAGGATTGATCCAGctgaggagaaggaggaagagggaggttctCAGAAGGAggaggtcacagaaataacccaggatgattTTTCAAATGATTCACAAATTAATGAGGAGAAGGAGAGTAAGAGGATTGATCCAGctgaggagaaggaggaagagggaggttctCAGAAGGAggaggtcacagaaataacccaggatgattTTTCAAATGACTCAGAAATTAATGAGGAGAAGGAGAGTAAGGGGATTGATCCAGctgaggagaaggaggaagagggaggttctCAGAAGGAGGAGGTCACAGCAATAATCCAGGATGATTTTTCAGATGACTCAGAAattaaagaggagaaggagagtaAGAGGATTGATCCAGCTGAGGGGAAGACCATGGCAACAGTAAGCTTGGAGGAAATTATTGAAAAAGTTATAAAGCCTGCTGGTCTGGATGCACATCTTAGTTCATCACCAGACTCAAAGATCACCTATCATGTTGAGAAAACAGAAGCAGAGAATGGCACAACCCAAATAATACTAGAGTCAAAGATAGAGGAGGATCTGGATGTGTCTGATGAGGCTTTGGAAGAGCTCCTCAACAAAGAAGTTAAGAAAGTCACTCTAGAGGATGTCAAAGGAACTGCTGCTGGAAGTATGATTGAAAACTTGCTTTCTTTTGGGCTAGCAAAAGGCGAAGACTTGGAAAAGCTGTCAGTAAATGTTGAAATAATCGAGGAGCCACTGGAAGCACACAGCAAGGAGGACAGCAAGGTCACTCCAACGACAGTGTTCTTTCAGTCTTCTTCAAAATTTATCCAAATTGAAGAGTTAGAGAATGACCCTCCACCGCCTGAACATTATGACAGTGGTGTTGAAGAATTAAAGACTTCAGTGATAGCTGAAGAATACGGACGAGTGGAAGTGCAAGAGGGTTTGAAAGATACAGACGTCACATATTACAGTCAAGAAACTGAATATTACGTGTCCACACCGGATGATGATCCTGAGGAAGGCCCTTTATCGTCTTCTGAACACTGTGAAGCAGTTCATGGCTTGTCAGATGAAACATGCCATCAAAAAGGACCTGTAATCAGCCAAGAGGATTCTGATAGTCAAGAATCAGAATCCAAAGTAACATATATGATCAGTGAACTTGCCAGCAGTGAGGACAGAGATTCACTGTGTGTTGTAGAAAGAGAAGTTCAAGTCTCTCCCCAAATGCAAGAGGCTATGCtagatgttctgcaagaagaCTCAGAGGACCCAAAGCAACAGCTGAGGGAACTTTTGGAAGAGCTCCAAGGAGAAGTGAGTGGGGAATTAAAGGAAAATGTATCTCTTATCCCAAGAAATGATGAAGAAGGTGATGGCGGTCTGTCTGTAGACATCAGAAAAGTACAGAAGGATTCGGATGAGAATTCAATGACCGTTGTAGCAGAGATCAATGTTTCACAGACTCTAGAAGGTTCTGAACTGTTGCAGGAGCAGGACAAAGATACGTTTGAAGAGAGAGAACGGTCAGTGAATGTAGACGGCAGTCCAGAGGAACATGACAGGGTTAGTCGTTCTGAGGAATGCAGTACTCCTCAGATTGATGTCAACAATGTTAAGATTGGGGCTCCTCGTCCACAAGCTGATAGAAGTGAGGAGATCAGTCAGGAGGGGGACATGAAGACATGGCAGGAGTACACCGCAGAGTGTGCCGAAATCATCCAGGTGCTACAAAGCAAAGAAGCTCCACCCCAGTTAAAAGTGAATCAAGAGGAAACAATCGTCTACCTGGAAAGCCGTGAAGAAGCATAA